In a genomic window of Drosophila takahashii strain IR98-3 E-12201 chromosome 3L, DtakHiC1v2, whole genome shotgun sequence:
- the Tmx3 gene encoding protein disulfide-isomerase TMX3, whose translation MSPNSVWTFCLLSALLVTLGSTAISSRVLELSDRFIDVRHEGQWLVMFYAPWCGYCKKTEPIFALVAQALHATNVRVGRLDCTKYPAAAKEFKVRGYPTIMFIKGNMEFTYNGDRGRDELVDYALRMSGPPVQLVTRTESVDMLKGSHTIFFIFVGQQEGVVWDTYYAAAEGYQEHGFFYATSEDIAAQHFDFEKLPAVIVYKEEQHHFYPHGHLAHEMDPNEVNETVFQWVNVERFTLFPKVTRFNIHQLLKTNKYLVLAVVQEDKLNQIATHELEFRDMVEGVIRKHRARYHEKFQFGWIGEPSIAHSIILDQLPTPHLIAINSSTQHHFIPDDDPLQMTPQALHLFLESISNESAVAYGGDTYFVRLNRALFEVRRALRDMWLGNPVLTTVIFGLPLGFLSLIMYSIFCGDCLVTEEDSDEDHEKKE comes from the exons ATGTCGCCGAATTCTGTGTGGACTTTCTGCCTCCTGAgtg CGCTCCTTGTGACCTTGGGCTCCACAGCGATTTCCTCGAGGGTTCTGGAACTCAGCGACCGGTTCATCGATGTGCGACACGAGGGTCAATG GCTGGTCATGTTCTACGCCCCCTGGTGCGGCTACTGCAAGAAAACCGAGCCCATCTTCGCTCTGGTGGCCCAGGCTTTACATGCCACCAATGTGAGAGTGGGTCGCCTGGATTGCACCAAATATCCGGCGGCAGCCAAGGAGTTCAAG GTTCGTGGCTACCCCACCATCATGTTCATCAAAGGCAACATGGAGTTCACCTACAATGGAGATCGCGGTCGCGATGAACTGGTTGATTATGCCTTGAGGATGTCTGGACCCCCGGTTCAGCTGGTCACGCGCACGGAGAGTGTGGACATGCTGAAGGGATCGCATACGATCTTCTTCATTTTCGTGGGCCAACAGGAGGGCGTGGTGTGGGATACGTACTACGCGGCAGCCGAGGGCTACCAGGAGCACGGGTTCTTCTATGCCACCAGCGAGGATATCGCTGCCCAGCACTTTGACTTTGAGAAACTGCCAGCGGTGATAGTCTACAAGGAGGAGCAGCACCACTTCTATCCGCACGGTCACTTGGCCCACGAAATGGACCCGAATGAAGTGAACGAAACTGTTTTCCAGTGGGTCAACGTGGAGAGGTTTACGCTCTTCCCGAAGGTCACGCGATTCAACATCCATCAGCTGCTGAAGACGAACAAGTATCTGGTTTTGGCTGTGGTGCAGGAGGACAAGCTCAATCAGATAGCCACCCACGAGCTGGAGTTTCGGGACATGGTCGAGGGCGTGATAAGGAAGCATAGGGCAAGATATCACGAGAAGTTTCAGTTTGGATGG ATTGGTGAGCCATCCATAGCACATTCCATCATTCTGGACCAACTGCCCACGCCGCATTTGATAGCGATCAATTCGAGCACCCAACACCACTTTATTCCCGACGACGACCCCTTGCAAATGACGCCGCAGGCTCTCCATCTGTTCCTGGAGTCCATCAGCAACGAGAGTGCAGTTGCCTATGGCGGAGATACGTATTTTGTGCGCTTGAATCGTGCGCTTTTCGAGGTTCGTAGAGCTCTGAGGGATATGTGGCTGGGAAATCCCGTGCTGACCACTGTTATCTTCGGCCTGCCGCTGGGATTCCTCTCGCTCATTATGTACTCCATTTTCTGTGGCGACTGCTTGGTCACCGAAGAGGATTCGGATGAGGATCACGAAAAGAAGGAGTAA
- the l(3)72Dn gene encoding U3 small nucleolar RNA-associated protein 4 homolog has protein sequence MTNIAKKEPQGGGKHQLHNVRFYTIKPRGIVSLAYSKSSKCLALSRETPVIELWNLEHTPFLDRVIHLAPDCPVESLAWAGNRLFSADLTGKLIEWDVINLKPRYEHSPTGNALWSLDVNAAETEIAVGSEEGHINLLSIENDEITYKSLFNKQKGRVLCIKFDKTGTKLVTGTEGFVRIWNVLKGTTLHTMTLSEKDLIVWSLQFLSDNTIIAGDSAGFVTVWNAENATQIDCTRVLDKNVFALAVNEKEDRLVCSGMQPPLIRIFSKTQIRREESTSERWIKFLQRDAHKHYVKSLLVIDGQIFSGGLDGILTITSSERTQAHLSQHAPFLKGSVASLAIAEKLLLLRYPNSLHLWRLGSVVPQDEEKKKPWDQPIGASEELLLEQPPQKLLQLNVKESNFIQASAISPDANWICYSTLKELRLSRLKSNPLKVERLVEDLPEELQPASHIIFTKQGRLALLHPQSNRLSWFNLKEDRVIFQNSFDLSDHCKSTISHLVISSGGDYLVAGTSDQIISVWKLHGKQYKHLLNLPRHRAGTTALSLHEDHPRVVVAYANGQLVEYDLVNRIFTCETEEYLIPDTRHHSISGISLDPRNPDIFLVHTETNLYVLERNQHLEPKEHAVKGKTKKLSNGNRSSVGENAKGLSLKTQLPRQHLVHVSRLSANELVNVSISTNNLLAPLPPPFQRKKFAAS, from the exons ATGACGAATATTGCCAAGAAGGAACCCCAGGGAGGGGGCAAGCATCAGTTGCACAACGTTCGCTTCTACACGATAAAACCGCGTGGCATTGTCAGTTTGGCGTACAGCAAATCGAGCAAGTGCCTCGCTTTGAGTCG TGAAACACCCGTCATAGAGCTGTGGAACTTGGAGCACACGCCCTTCCTCGATCGAGTAATCCACCTGGCGCCCGATTGCCCAGTGGAATCTTTGGCATGGGCGGGAAATCGCCTGTTTTCCGCGGATCTCACGGGCAAACTGATCGAGTGGGATGTGATAAACCTGAAGCCTCGCTACGAGCACTCACCCACGGGGAATGCCCTCTGGAGTCTCGACGTGAACGCCGCGGAAACGGAAATCGCCGTGGGTTCCGAGGAGGGACACATCAACCTGCTGAGCATCGAGAATGACGAGATCACCTACAAATCCCTGTTCAACAAGCAAAAAGGTCGCGTTCTCTGCATTAAGTTTGATAAGACTGGCACGAAACTTGTCACGGGCACCGAGGGATTCGTTCGCATCTGGAATGTGCTCAAGGGAACCACGCTCCACACGATGACCCTTTCCGAAAAGGACCTAATTGTTTGGTCCCTGCAGTTCCTGTCGGATAACACGATTATTGCTGGCGATTCGGCGGGATTTGTGACCGTTTGGAATGCGGAAAATGCCACACAGATCGATTGCACACGAGTTCTGGACAAGAACGTATTTGCCTTGGCTGTAAATGAAAAGGAGGATCGATTGGTGTGCAGCGGAATGCAGCCACCGCTCATCCGGATCTTCAGCAAGACCCAGATCCGCCGGGAGGAGTCCACCAGCGAGCGTTGGATCAAGTTTCTGCAGCGCGATGCCCACAAACACTATGTGAAATCCCTCTTGGTTATAGACGGTCAGATCTTCTCTGGAGGCCTGGATGGAATATTGACTATAACCTCCAGCGAAAGGACGCAGGCACACCTATCGCAGCATGCTCCCTTCCTCAAGGGATCCGTAGCTTCACTGGCCATTGCGGAAAAGCTATTGCTCTTACGTTATCCCAACAGTCTTCACCTGTGGCGCCTGGGTTCCGTGGTTCCACAAGACGAGGAGAAGAAAAAACCCTGGGATCAGCCAATTGGTGCCTCTGAGGAGCTTCTCTTGGAGCAGCCTCCCCAGAAACTCCTTCAACTTAATGTCAAGGAGAGTAACTTCATACAAGCTTCAGCCATTTCACCCGATGCAAACTGGATTTGCTACTCCACATTGAAGGAACTGCGTTTAAGTCGTTTGAAGAGTAATCCCCTAAAGGTGGAGCGTCTGGTGGAAGATCTGCCAGAGGAACTGCAACCAGCGAGTCACATAATCTTCACAAAGCAGGGGCGACTGGCACTGCTCCATCCCCAAAGCAATCGTCTTAGCTGGTTTAACCTGAAGGAAGATCGGGTAATCTTCCAAAACAGCTTCGATTTGAGTGATCATTGCAAGAGCACCATCAGCCATCTGGTAATTTCTTCAGGAGGCGATTACCTTGTGGCCGGAACTTCAGATCAGATAATATCGGTTTGGAAACTACATGGAAAACAGTACAAACACCTGCTGAATCTGCCAAGGCACCGAGCAGGAACCACAGCTCTTTCCCTGCACGAGGATCATCCGCGGGTGGTGGTGGCCTACGCCAATGGCCAGCTGGTGGAATACGATCTGGTCAATCGGATCTTTACCTGTGAAACCGAAGAGTACCTTATACCGGACACCAGGCACCACAGCATCAGTGGCATCAGCCTGGATCCCAGGAATCCCGACATATTCCTAGTTCACACCGAAACCAACTTGTATGTGCTGGAGAGGAATCAGCATTTGGAGCCGAAGGAGCATGCGGTCAAGGGCAAGACGAAGAAATTGTCAAACGGAAACCGCTCTTCAGTGGGGGAAAATGCAAAGGGCTTGAGCCTCAAGACGCAGCTGCCTCGGCAG CACCTGGTGCACGTGTCTCGGCTGAGCGCTAACGAACTTGTCAACGTCAGCATTTCGACAAACAATCTGTTGgctccgctgccgccgccgttCCAGCGGAAGAAGTTCGCCGCCTCGTAA
- the PDCD-5 gene encoding programmed cell death protein 5, producing the protein MSDGDLDALRAQRMSQMQSQFGGGGGNDAEKQQAQQEQMRAQEEMKHSILSQVLDQQARARLNTLKVSKPEKAQMFENMVIRMAQMGQVRGKLDDAQFVSILESVNAQMPQSKSSVKYDRRRAAIDSDDDEDYGC; encoded by the exons ATGTCGGATGGTGATTTGGATGCCTTACGCGCCCAGCGCATGTCCCAAATGCAGTCGCAATTT GGCGGTGGCGGTGGCAATGATGCGGAAAAGCAACAGGCCCAGCAGGAGCAGATGCGCGCCCAGGAGGAGATGAAGCACTCGATACTATCTCAAGTTCTGGACCAGCAGGCCAGGGCAAGAC TGAACACCCTCAAAGTCAGCAAGCCGGAGAAGGCGCAAATGTTCGAGAACATGGTCATCCGCATGGCCCAGATGGGTCAGGTGCGCGGAAAACTCGATGACGCCCAGTTCGTGAGCATCCTCGAAAGCGTCAATGCCCAGATGCCGCAGAGCAAGTCCTCCGTAAAGTACGATCGCCGTAGAGCGGCCATCGAtagcgacgacgacgaggattaCGGCTGCTGA